The Halotia branconii CENA392 region CAAGAAAAGATGAGGGAATACATAGATAATGGTATGCGTTTGGGTTGGTTAATTAATCGTAAATCTCGACAAGTGGAGATTTATCGACAAGGGAGAGAGGTTGAGGTGTTGGAATCGCCTGTTACCTTGTCAGGGGAAGATGTTTTACAGGGGTTTATTTTAAAGATTGAAGCGATTTGGTAACTGAATAACATACCTTTCACTATTATGAAAAGTATTTGTAGTGTTCGTTTTCTGCTATTTCACTGAGTAATCTTTTCCACTGTTCATCATTTTTGGAAATATAATTTGCTACTGTGCCTACACCTACAAATGTGGTAATAGCCAGCAAAAATGCACCTAATGAAAATCCAAATTCAGCTCGGAAAAATAGTATAATTGAGCAAATGAAAATCGAAATAGTAACAAAAAATATAAGCCAAAATAAGATATTTCCTACAAGTTGTATAAAATTATTATTTCTCTGCTTTTTAGATAGATATTTCATTAAACCAGAATTTGCAAAAGATTTATCAGCTATATATTTGAGATGTTCGCAGTGTTGTATGCTATCTTCAATATTTTTATTTAGTTGTATGCAGCGTTGACGTATACTTTTTGTTTTATCCTCGTTACTATTATGCTCTGATACAGCACCTAAAGCCAAATCTATTCCAAATTCTGAAGTAGTCCCTCCAACTAAAGTCAATAAAGTACCTATAGTTGCAGTAATTATAGGAAATCTATTATTTTTTTCAGTACCTTAAAGTACTTCATCTAGGTTTATTTTAATTTTGTTTAAATTGTCTTGACAATTAATAATATGCCGAAGTTGTTGCTTCATGAGGTTAGTATTACCAAAAGTAAGGTTTATACTTACATCTATTTCTTTGACTTTATTTTCTAAAGCAACTAAAAGATTTTCTAAGGTTTCCATGATTAAATATATATGCGATTAATTTAGGTACGCAGTATAGCTTTATAGGTTATATTTCCCTAAAACACATTAAAAATAACAAAAAGTCTACGGTTACTTGTTTTCCACTTTGCAATTGCACTCTCGAATATTGTGCAACGGCTATCAAATAATAGCTATGAGTTCAGGCTTTAGTTTAAGTAGCGTCTACAGTGCAATCATAGAATCAGCGATCGCTTGATTTTTGAGGTATGATGCAAAGCGATCGCACCACTCTTTCATAACAAGTGATTGCTTTATGTTTGAGTTTTTCTGCAAAGCGATCGCACCACTCTTCCACAACAAGTGATGTCTAACGACAAGCTGTTACGCATCTACGCTTTATTTTCGAGGTGTTCTGCAAGGCGATCACTCTATTGGGCTTCAAAGCAAATGCAGCATTTGATTTAATAGACAAAATCTTGTCCGCTATATTTAAGGTGTACCAGTTGCTTCCTCACTCCAAGTTAATCAGTATGGATATCACAGCTACTTTGAACGAAATCGCAACTCTTAGTGTTGAAGATAGAATCCGTATTGTGCAGGCAATTTGGGATAGCATCGCAGCAGAGCAAGTTTACCCTGATTTAACCGATGCACAAAAGCAAGAGCTTGATCGTCGAACTGCTGACTATGATTCAAATCCAGATAATGTGCTGACTTGGGCAGAAATCAAAGCATCAATTAAGAGGGAGCAATGAATTATGTCCTGGTGTTTCGCCCAGAAGTTCGAGAAGAACTCAATGAGGCGCACAGTTGGTACGAGAGCCAAAAACCGGGACTGGGCGACGAGTTTTTAGACTGTGTAGACGAGACAGTGAATCGAATTGCTCAGATGCCAGAATCCTATGTAATTGTCTACGGTGATATTCGACGAGCAGTAGTGCGACGATTTCCCTATGCTGTGTACTATCGGATTGTGTTGAGTCGAGTCATAGTGACGGCAATTTTTCATAGTCGCAGAGATCCAAAATCCTGGCAGACGCGAACTTAACACTACAATGCAGTAAATAGGCAGAGTTTCTATTGCTGAGTTCAAGGTTGCTTACCTCTGCTAACTTTTGCAACTTTATTGTGGCGATCGCTTGATGTTTGAGTTTTTCTACAAAGCGATCACATTACTCTTCCATAACAGGCAATGTATAAGGACAAGCCGCTATGCGTCTACGCTTTATTTTTAAGGTTATCTACAAAGCGATACCTATGGTGAGCTTCTCTACAAGACGCTTCGCGATCGCTACATTAGTTACAACGCAAGAACAATCGGTAGGCAAGCTATAATTTATTCTAAAGTGAAACTGACATCCCTTTATGTTAACGCTTGAGCAAATTGAGTCCGCCATTCTTCAACTGTCACCTGATGAGTATAAAAAATTCATAGAGTGGTTCGCTGATTTGGACTATCAACGCTGGGATCAGCAATTAGAGAAAGACATTGCTGATGGAAAATTGGAAGCTTTAGCGCAGGAAGTGATCGCTGAGTTTAAGGCGGGTCACTGTCGGCAAATCTGATGCACTATACGACGCGACGTTTCTAGCAATGTTACAATACTTTGCCTGAAAATGTGCAACAGACTGCCGATCAATGCTATGAGTTACTGAAAACAGATCCGTCGCATTTATCACTCCATTTCAAAAAGATTGGCAACAAGTATTGGTCAGTTCGAGCAGGACTAAATTACCAAGCTTTAGGTGTTGAGGTAGAAGGTGGAATTTCGTGGTTTTGGATCGGTACACATGCAGAATATGACAAGTTGATCGATAAGTTGTAACTCTGCATAACAAATCCTTTTATTGCCAAATTTTTGGCTGACATGCAGAAGGTGAGTTTGCCTTGTCTGTAACAGGCGATGTCTAACGATAAGCCACTGCGCGTCTACGCCTTGTCTTTGAGGTGTTCTGCAAAGCGATCGCTGTGTTAGGTATCAAAGTAGATACAGCGTTGAGTTTGATGGGCAAAATCTTGTCCGGTATATTTAAAGTGTACCAGTCGCTTCCTCACTTTTACTTTGAACGAAATCGCAACTTTGAGTGTTGAAGATAGAATCCATCTTGTGCAGGCAATTTGGGATACCATTACAGCCGAGCAAGTTTACCCGGATTTAACTGATGCAAAGAAACAAGAACTCGATCGCCGAATTGCTAATTTTGAATAACTAGTCAACCCTTAAAATTGCTTTTTTCTGACTTTTTCAGCAAACCCTAATTAAGAACTGTTATATACAAAAAAGGGAAATTTTGCCAAGATTAAAGATTTTCTCCAATAAAGATGATTTCTATAGTAAACAAGGGATAACTAAAAATAGTTCTATTTAAGGTAACTATTCTCTTAGTTGTTCTATGACCTACTGCCTCAGAATTGCTGATATACCAACAAACGAGCGTCCGCGTGAGCGATTGATAACTCATGGTCCCAAAATTTTAGCCACAGCCGAGTTAATAGCAATTCTTCTAGGCACTGGTCAAGGCCCAGGCAAACTTTCAGCCGTAGGTTTAGGACAATATTTGTTGCAGGAATTGGGTAAACACCAGCGCGATCCCTTAGCAGTTTTACGAGAAGTTACCCCAGCAGAATTAATGCAAATTCCTGGTATTGGCCCGGCGAAAGCGACAGCTATTCTAGCAGCCATTGAATTGGGTAAACGCGCCTTTCAATCTCGTCCCTTAGACCGCACACCCATCGAAAGCCCACTTGCAGCCGCAGCCGCACTGAGTCAAGATTTGATGTGGCAAGCGCAAGAACGTTTTGCAGTGGTGCTATTAGATGTCAAAAATCGCTTATTGGGTACACAAATAATTACTATTGGTACTGCAACCGAAACCTTAGCATCTCCCCGTGAGATTTTTCGAGAAATTATTCGTCAAGGAGCAACACGGGCAATAGTTGCACATAATCATCCCTCTGGTAACATTGAACCCAGCCAAGAAGATATCGAATTAACACGCCAATTACTGATAGCGGGGCAGTTTCTAGCAATACCCCTGTTAGATCATTTGATTTTAGGTAATGGCAACCACCAAAGTTTACGTGAGGTGACGACTTTGTGGGATGAATATCCCCAAGGAGATCAATAAGACGTGAGTTCGATGAACCTCTCCCCAATCCCTCTCCGATGCTGAGAGCTACGGTGTACACACAAGTCATCTAAAACTGCCCCATTGACTAACAATGCGATTGTATCGGCTGACAATGCCAATGTCTCGACTGACAATGCGATTGTATCGGCTGACAGTGCCAATGTCTCGACTAACAATGCGATTGTATCGGCTGACAATGCCAATGTCTCGACTAACAATGCGATTGTATCGGCTGACAGTGCCAATGTCTCGACTGACAATGCGATTGTATCGGCTGACAGTGCCAATGTCTCGACTGACAATGCGATTGTACTGGCCTGCAAAAATTAACCCACCTGACGTTACACAGCAACTCTAAAAGACTTGTGTGTACACGCTAGCACCGTGGGGAAGAGGAATGGAAGCGGGGTTTTTAAAGCCGTCGAACTCACGTTAATAAGTAGTCAGACAGAATTAATTACACAAAGTCATTGCGCTAAGCGTAAAGCCTACGGCATAGCTACGCTTAGCGCGTAGCGTCTCGTTAGAGAAGCCATGCCCAAAGGGCTTTATGGAGCAAAGCGGAATGTAGACACGAAGTGGCTTCCCGTAGGGTAGCAATCGCAGCAGCTAGACTTTGCGATTGCTTCGCTTCATTTCATTACGCTCGCAATGACAAAATATGTTTTTACACATTTGGGATGCTCCCAAAATATATAAGGTGTACTGAGTTTTTTTCAAAAATCAAGTATCAATTCTGTAGTATTTTTAGTATCCAGTGAATGCTAGTAGGGACACAGTGTTTTTTGTCCCTACTCTCATAGTGGTAATTTAACTAGAAAAATTCAACTGTTCTTCCGAAATCCAAGTTCCGTGAAATCCATAGGGTACTCGCTGGGGAATTAGCACCCGCGCCACAGGTTCAGCAGTCATATCTTGGGCATTCACCACTACCATTTCAGAAGTTTTGGAACTTTGATCATGAACAAAAGTGATTAGCCAGCCGTCATCTTCAACTGTACTACCAGGACGAGGAACAAATACCGCTTCACCACCATAGCGTCCCTCTCCAAATTCATGGGTTTTGGACTTGCCCTTACTGAGGTCGTACTTAATGATGCCGTCTAAGAGAGGCTCAGTACTGTTTGCCATCCTAGCAGTATAGCCATATTGGGTGTTTTGTCCTAAAAAGTTTTCGTTGACGCGGGGAAATTCCGCAGGTACATCATCGAGCATTTCTTCGCGTACTGTGCCATCATTTAGGTTAAATCGCCAGCGATGCAAACGAGGAATATTTCCTTCTGGATCAAGTTCTGTCTCTTTACTAGTTAAAACATTAGTAGAACTCATGCGACAGGCGATAAGTACAACTTCGTCTTCTTCTTCGTAAGCGTTGAGGGTATGAAAAACGTAGCAAGAGGGACACTCAAACCAGCTAATGCTACTATTATCGCCGTAACGAGGAACAATACCAAAGCGACTGGGGCGATCGCGCTCAAACAAAATTGGAGGTTTTCCCCGTTGCGCTCGTTTGGCGCTATAAGTCAACGGTAAATCCATAAAAATTGTGTAATTTTCAGTGATGGCAAAATCGTGCATCATCACGCTCGTCGGTAAGTCAATCGGTACTGTGCGTACTAACTTGCCTTCTGTAGAAACTATGCTGTATTGCAAATATGGTGGCTCGAAGGAGTAGCCAAAGAACATCATCTCACCGATAATTGGGTCTATCTTGGGGTGAGCAGTAAAAGCAGAATTGAGTTGACCATGATAAGTGTACTCACCAATTGTCTTTAAATCAGGAAGCCTGATTACATAAGGCGCACCTCCTTCCCACAGCGCTAACATTTGACCTGCGTGCCATACAAGAGCAGTATTGGCAGTATTTTTTTTGCTAATACCGTGGGGAACTTTTGTTTGCTGTGGTTCTAGAAGTCCAGTCCAGATTGCTTTATTGGCTTGTTTCTCGATTTTCCATCCAGTTGTTCGCACATAGCGGTTGCTATAAGTTGCTTTGCCGTCGCTAATTCGCACACCATGTAACATCCCATCCCCATCAAACCAGTGATATTGGCCAATGGGTGCATGTTGAGGATTCGGGCCATTACGCACAAACATACCCGATAGTTCAGGGGGGAGATGACCTATTACTTCTAGGGTGTCACTGGTAATTTCTTTACGGACAGGGGCAAAATTTCCTTTAAGATATGGATTGGTCGCAGTTATTGTCATTGTGTTAATTGTGAGAGCGAGTAAATCTGATAGTGGCACTTTTTCAATAATAATTAGCGATCGCCTTTATGGTTCTTCGCAATACAATTTTTATTTTTTAGAGACTACCTATCACGACCTAACATTAGGTATTTCTATTCATAACTACCACTACGCCCTAGAAATTCTAGACTTTTAATGCGATCGCCAATATACTAGTTTAGCTTTCATCATGGCTGCTGTTTGACAATATGGCGATCGCAACTACAAACCTTTACTTATTTGCGCCGTCCTACTTAAATAGTCTGGACACAACACCTCTCAAAATATGTGGTAACATTTTTGGACTTGGTAAGAAGATTATCCCTAACTGCTGCATCAATCCAAGTACATCTCCCTGTCCCCAATGCTCTACAATTTTTCCGTCTTCTACTTGATCAATGTGCATGATTGACAAGCTGATTTGCTTACCCGTTGGTGGAAGACCCTGAAACTCTCCCAGATGCTTCGCTGTGAATGTTCCGCACGTTACCACTTTATCGCCTGAAACGATGATCTCATCAAAAGTGTGTTGCCCTTGACTAAAAGCTAAATAAAATGACATCCCAAACTGCTTGAATCCTTCCCCATCTAATGGCTCAGGCACACCCGCCAAATGAGCAACAAAATTCGGAGCCAGAAGTTCTAAGGCTTGCTCGATTTTGCGATCATCAAAGGCTTTGTAAAACTGAAGAACGATCTTTTTGTTGTGTTCAGTCAGCATAGGAGATTGGATTTTGAGCTAAATACGGGATGTCTACGACGAGCTAAGCCTACCCACAAATTTCTCTAATCTATCCATGCCCTTTTCAATAGTTGTCATATCTGTGGCATAAGAAAGACGAATATTGTCATCAGCACCAAAAGCAACTCCGGGTATGACTGCAACTTGATGTTCTTCTAAAAGAGCATTACAAAATTCTAAAGATTTAAGACCAGTTTTGCTAATATCTGGAAACAGATAAAAAGCGCCATCTGGTTTAGCGGTACTCAATCCGGGAATGGCGTTGAGTCTATCTAACATCACTTGTCGCCGTTTAGCAAAAGCTTCAAGCATTGACTTTACACAGTCTTGGGAATTTTGTAATGCCGCGATCGCTCCATATTGGGCAAAGGTACACACATTCGATGTACTATGCCCTTGAATGGTACTTGCGGCTTTGATAATCTCCACTGGCCCTGCTAAATAGCCTAGTCGCCATCCAGTCATTGAGTAAGCTTTCGCAAACCCGTTACTAATTAAAGTCCGGTGAAAAATTTCTTGACCTAAAGAACCAATGCTGATATGTTCTGCACCGTCGTAGAGAATTTTTTCATAAATCTCGTCGGAGACAACATAGATATCTGCATCGACTACTACTTGTGCTAAAGCTTTAATTTCCTCTGGCGTGTACACCATCCCGGTAGGATTAGAGGGAGAATTAAGAACAAATAACTTGGTTTTAGGTGTAATTGCTTTGCGTAGTTGTTCGGGAGTAATTTTATAACCCGTTGAAGCATCTGTATGGACAATTACTGGTACACCACTGACTAAAGTTACCATTTCCGGATAGCTTAACCAGTAGGGAGCCGGGATAATCACCTCATCGCCCGGATCAATTAGCGCCACCATTAAGTTGTACAGAGAATGCTTACCGCCGTTAGTGACGATGACATTCTCTGATTTGTAATCAAGACCGTTATCAATTTTAAGCTTGTGGGCGATCGCTTCCCTTAACTTTGGTTCTCCGGCTGCTGGGCCGTACTTGGTTTTACCTTCATCCAAAGCTTTTGCTGCTGCGGCTTTGATATGCGCTGGGGTGTCAAAATCTGGTTCTCCAGCGCTAAAACTACAAACATCTACTCCATCCGCCTTTAGTGCCTTAGCTTTAGCTGCGATCGCTAAGGTTAGAGAGGGTGTCACCTGACTTACTCGTGCTGCCAGTTTCATTACTGCTTTATTTGGCAAATCTTTCACTGTTCTTAGGATATCCCATAATTGCAACTGAGAACTGAGAAATCAGAAAAATGAGAGCAATATTGCTCTTTTATCTGCCTAATCTCCCTTTCTCTTGATAGATTCAATGTAATTAAAAAAGAGTTAAATATAAACAAAAAGAACCTGTAATCATTCTGTAACTTAGGGGAATTTATCATTTTTTTCTATGAAATCAACATTAAATTTTGATTATTTTCAAGGAAATTCTTTTTCTGATTTGTTTGCTGAAGATATTAAAGATCTATCTTATGCTTTCATCCTCAATTACCCTGCAACTGCCAGTTGGGCTGCGTACCCAAATACACAAAAGTATCTGATTCAAGATGGTAGTGATGAAGCTACCAAAACCTCTTTCAATAAAATCCACCAGAAAGAACCTTGGAAAAACTTGGCTGTATTAGGCGATGCGATTCCGGGAATTATAATTAGTTTACCGCCAAAATTGCTACTTGATTATTGGCGGGAACATTTTGGTTTTAGTTACACCAATATAGAAGTATTAGAGCGATCGCGTTATCTAGATGATCTCAACTGTAGCGATGGCTGCGCCAACGCCTTCGGCGAACGCTTCGACAAATTGATTACTTTATTTCCCTTTGATCATCTGCAACCAGCAAAACATGCTGTTGATCCAGATATTCATTATCACTTGCTCAATAAAGCAACGCTAGCTGAGTTGGGAGTACCACATCCCAAATATAAAACTTATAATTTACACTCTTTAAGTCTTGCAGATATTCCCTTACCGCAGCAATTTCCATATCTAATCAAAACGTCCCACGGACTTTCAGGAGAAGGCACTTATATTATTAACAATACCAGCGATCTAAATTATTGCTTTGCAGAATTAAGAAAGTATCTCGATATTAAGTTACTAGATACAATTATTGTCTCAGAGTTCGTCGAAAATATAGTGCAGAACTACTGTGTGCAGTTTTATCTTAGTAAGACAGGAGACATAACCCTGATTGGTACTACTAGCCAACTCGTCACTTCAGAAGGCGATTATTTGGGAGGGCTAATTCACTATCGCCATACAGATATGAGTATATTTTTTGAGATGATTGCTGCCATTGGGAAAAACGCCCATCAACAAGGTTATTTCGGTATTATTGGCTTTGACGTGCTAGAAGATCAAAGCGGACAGTTTTATGTAATCGATGCTAATTTTCGAGTCAACGGTTCGACTCCATTATGTCTACAGCGTCATACTCTATTGGGATTGGGGAAGGAAGTAGCTAAGTATTCCAGTAACTATCAAATAGATGGCACATTGGAATCAATGTTAATGAATTTGCAATCAGAATTAAAGCGTAAAGATTTGATAATTCTGTCAGCAAAAGAGTTAGTTAGATATGGCAAAATTTATACCGAAATTTATGGGATTGTGACTGGAGAAACGATTGAGTCAATGCAGCAGATTGAGCAAAAGTTACAGAAAAAACGATTACGGTGATTTTTGGGAAATTAAAATAGGACTCACGCAAGAACTCTCTGAAACTCTTATTTCTCTGTGTTCTCTGCGTCGCGCCAGTTGCTACCCTGCGGGAAGCCGCAAAGCGTCTACAAGTCGGGGAACCCGACGACAGTCGCTTCAAGTCGGCAAAGCCGCCCACAGCGCTGTCTCCCCAACGCACTGGCTTCTCTGCGGTTTAATTTTCCGTTACTGGTGCAAAAGTTAAAAATTAATTTGAAACTGGGTACAGAATAATGGTGCGATTAAAAATATGGCAATGGGTTGTATTGGCAATCCCGATCGCTTTTATAATTATTTTTCTTTTAGTATCCGCAGGATTGCAAATTCACGCCTGGGGTATTAATTGGATTTGGGGTATATTCACGCTGATATTCGTGGGCTGGCGTTGGTTGTTAGTCAAGTGGACTCAACCTGCACTTAAGCAGATGGAAGCCGTAATGGTAGAAGTCAGAGAAGATCTAGTATCAGCCACAAATAATACAGCCGGGCTACCAGGAAGAAGCGACAACACTCAACAAGCAGAAACCGCACTGCAAGGGATTTTAAAAGCAGCACAAAGCGATCGCCCGATTTGGGAAGATTGGACAACGTTTTGGCAAAGATGTCAAGATTTAGTGACGGCGATCGCTCGTATTTATCATCCTGAAGTTCAGTATCCTCTACTTAATATTTACGTTCCCCAAGCTTACGGACTGATTCGAGGAACCGTAGATGATCTTGATCGGTGGATGCAGAAGCTATCACCTGTCCTGAATCAGGTAACAGTTGGACAAGCTTACCAAGCTTACGAAGTTTACCAAAAACTAGAACCGTCTGCTCGGAAATTCTGGCGAGTTTGGAATTGGGCGCAGTGGGTTTTAAATCCGGTAGCTGCGGTTGCTAATCGCGCCACCAAAGGCTACAGCAACCGGGCAACTGAGCAACTTTTGGTAAATTTGGGTCAAATGCTTCAAGAAGCTGCTTTAAGGAACTTATGTAACCAAGCGATCGCTCTTTATGGCGGTAATGCATTCCCAACTGCTACAGCCACTGTTACCACACCTGCATTACCGAAAGCGAAAATCCAAACCCTGCGAGATATCTTAACTCAAGCAAAACCAACAGCAGCAGTTGAGCAAAAACCCGTCAGTATTCTTTTGGTGGGGCGGACGGGATCTGGTAAAAGCAGCTTGATTAACACTTTGTTTCAAGCTGATTTGGCAAATGTGGATGTCCTACCTAGTACCGATAAAATTCAAAATTACCAATGGCAAACTGCAAACAAAGAAACATTAACACTTTGGGATACTCCCGGTTACGAACAAGCGAATCGGGAAGATTTCCGTAAATTAGTACTTGACTATGCAACAAATGCCGATTTACTGCTACTTGTGACTCCTGCCCTCGATCCAGCTTTGCAAATGGATGTAGACTTTCTCAGAGATATCAAAGC contains the following coding sequences:
- a CDS encoding addiction module protein gives rise to the protein MDITATLNEIATLSVEDRIRIVQAIWDSIAAEQVYPDLTDAQKQELDRRTADYDSNPDNVLTWAEIKASIKREQ
- a CDS encoding type II toxin-antitoxin system RelE/ParE family toxin, coding for MNYVLVFRPEVREELNEAHSWYESQKPGLGDEFLDCVDETVNRIAQMPESYVIVYGDIRRAVVRRFPYAVYYRIVLSRVIVTAIFHSRRDPKSWQTRT
- a CDS encoding addiction module protein; the protein is MNEIATLSVEDRIHLVQAIWDTITAEQVYPDLTDAKKQELDRRIANFE
- the radC gene encoding RadC family protein, translating into MTYCLRIADIPTNERPRERLITHGPKILATAELIAILLGTGQGPGKLSAVGLGQYLLQELGKHQRDPLAVLREVTPAELMQIPGIGPAKATAILAAIELGKRAFQSRPLDRTPIESPLAAAAALSQDLMWQAQERFAVVLLDVKNRLLGTQIITIGTATETLASPREIFREIIRQGATRAIVAHNHPSGNIEPSQEDIELTRQLLIAGQFLAIPLLDHLILGNGNHQSLREVTTLWDEYPQGDQ
- a CDS encoding carotenoid oxygenase family protein encodes the protein MTITATNPYLKGNFAPVRKEITSDTLEVIGHLPPELSGMFVRNGPNPQHAPIGQYHWFDGDGMLHGVRISDGKATYSNRYVRTTGWKIEKQANKAIWTGLLEPQQTKVPHGISKKNTANTALVWHAGQMLALWEGGAPYVIRLPDLKTIGEYTYHGQLNSAFTAHPKIDPIIGEMMFFGYSFEPPYLQYSIVSTEGKLVRTVPIDLPTSVMMHDFAITENYTIFMDLPLTYSAKRAQRGKPPILFERDRPSRFGIVPRYGDNSSISWFECPSCYVFHTLNAYEEEDEVVLIACRMSSTNVLTSKETELDPEGNIPRLHRWRFNLNDGTVREEMLDDVPAEFPRVNENFLGQNTQYGYTARMANSTEPLLDGIIKYDLSKGKSKTHEFGEGRYGGEAVFVPRPGSTVEDDGWLITFVHDQSSKTSEMVVVNAQDMTAEPVARVLIPQRVPYGFHGTWISEEQLNFSS
- a CDS encoding ester cyclase, which codes for MLTEHNKKIVLQFYKAFDDRKIEQALELLAPNFVAHLAGVPEPLDGEGFKQFGMSFYLAFSQGQHTFDEIIVSGDKVVTCGTFTAKHLGEFQGLPPTGKQISLSIMHIDQVEDGKIVEHWGQGDVLGLMQQLGIIFLPSPKMLPHILRGVVSRLFK
- a CDS encoding pyridoxal phosphate-dependent aminotransferase; protein product: MKLAARVSQVTPSLTLAIAAKAKALKADGVDVCSFSAGEPDFDTPAHIKAAAAKALDEGKTKYGPAAGEPKLREAIAHKLKIDNGLDYKSENVIVTNGGKHSLYNLMVALIDPGDEVIIPAPYWLSYPEMVTLVSGVPVIVHTDASTGYKITPEQLRKAITPKTKLFVLNSPSNPTGMVYTPEEIKALAQVVVDADIYVVSDEIYEKILYDGAEHISIGSLGQEIFHRTLISNGFAKAYSMTGWRLGYLAGPVEIIKAASTIQGHSTSNVCTFAQYGAIAALQNSQDCVKSMLEAFAKRRQVMLDRLNAIPGLSTAKPDGAFYLFPDISKTGLKSLEFCNALLEEHQVAVIPGVAFGADDNIRLSYATDMTTIEKGMDRLEKFVGRLSSS
- a CDS encoding carbamoylphosphate synthase large subunit, with protein sequence MKSTLNFDYFQGNSFSDLFAEDIKDLSYAFILNYPATASWAAYPNTQKYLIQDGSDEATKTSFNKIHQKEPWKNLAVLGDAIPGIIISLPPKLLLDYWREHFGFSYTNIEVLERSRYLDDLNCSDGCANAFGERFDKLITLFPFDHLQPAKHAVDPDIHYHLLNKATLAELGVPHPKYKTYNLHSLSLADIPLPQQFPYLIKTSHGLSGEGTYIINNTSDLNYCFAELRKYLDIKLLDTIIVSEFVENIVQNYCVQFYLSKTGDITLIGTTSQLVTSEGDYLGGLIHYRHTDMSIFFEMIAAIGKNAHQQGYFGIIGFDVLEDQSGQFYVIDANFRVNGSTPLCLQRHTLLGLGKEVAKYSSNYQIDGTLESMLMNLQSELKRKDLIILSAKELVRYGKIYTEIYGIVTGETIESMQQIEQKLQKKRLR
- a CDS encoding GTPase family protein; this encodes MVRLKIWQWVVLAIPIAFIIIFLLVSAGLQIHAWGINWIWGIFTLIFVGWRWLLVKWTQPALKQMEAVMVEVREDLVSATNNTAGLPGRSDNTQQAETALQGILKAAQSDRPIWEDWTTFWQRCQDLVTAIARIYHPEVQYPLLNIYVPQAYGLIRGTVDDLDRWMQKLSPVLNQVTVGQAYQAYEVYQKLEPSARKFWRVWNWAQWVLNPVAAVANRATKGYSNRATEQLLVNLGQMLQEAALRNLCNQAIALYGGNAFPTATATVTTPALPKAKIQTLRDILTQAKPTAAVEQKPVSILLVGRTGSGKSSLINTLFQADLANVDVLPSTDKIQNYQWQTANKETLTLWDTPGYEQANREDFRKLVLDYATNADLLLLVTPALDPALQMDVDFLRDIKAEITDLPAIAIVTQVDRLRPIREWQPPYDWELGDRPKEVAIRQATEYRTQMLGQFCNLVLPIVTSDMQTNRASWGIEPLSLGLIEAIAPAKQLRLARFLRNLEARTVASAKIIDHYTFQMATTQGLTSLLKSPVLQFISTLSTGSPALAYVLAEQIPVEQLPIVIGKLQMAYELFSLLHVGDANKLNFDLLALWPILLENPASPERNAWAFGHAIVEYWTQNLTIAQLRKRFEYYLVS